One Desulfatitalea tepidiphila genomic region harbors:
- a CDS encoding thiolase family protein, protein MKECVIIDGVRTPNGRAHNEKGWFRKVRPDELLTAVYHALFERNPKIKPEDVDCIMAGTANASGMQNDIGRLAWLAAGYPESVPSQTICNQCPSGMSATMDAARAIMAGEADIMIASGVEDMEKVPMAANMDMPPRLWNRYNPMDIPMGNTAEKVADQWHVTKEDMVNMAYHSNIKAKQARDAGKFKNEIVPVMGHKEDGSEFLVEHDQWIRESVSKEDMMLMKTPFKENGKVSAATSSPLTSGAAALLLMSRDKADKLGLPYSYKYKCGAQAGCDPTVMGVGPIYAVKRLFERFGLSAGEMGAVEINEAFSSQSLACIRELKLDNENAPFAKTNVWGGALALGHPLGESGARILVTLHNILKTEFPNEKYGLATLCGGFGNANAVVLEKI, encoded by the coding sequence ATGAAGGAGTGTGTGATCATCGACGGCGTGCGAACCCCGAACGGCAGGGCTCACAACGAAAAGGGGTGGTTCCGGAAGGTACGCCCCGATGAGTTGCTGACTGCGGTTTACCACGCGCTGTTCGAGCGCAACCCCAAGATCAAACCGGAGGATGTGGACTGCATCATGGCGGGCACGGCCAACGCATCGGGGATGCAGAACGATATCGGGCGCCTGGCGTGGCTCGCGGCCGGCTATCCGGAAAGCGTCCCGTCCCAGACCATATGCAATCAGTGCCCGTCGGGCATGAGCGCCACCATGGACGCCGCCCGGGCCATCATGGCCGGCGAAGCGGACATCATGATCGCTTCCGGCGTGGAGGACATGGAGAAGGTTCCCATGGCGGCGAACATGGATATGCCGCCGCGCCTCTGGAACCGCTACAACCCAATGGACATTCCCATGGGGAATACCGCCGAAAAGGTGGCCGACCAGTGGCACGTGACCAAGGAAGACATGGTCAACATGGCCTATCACTCCAACATCAAAGCCAAGCAGGCGCGCGACGCGGGCAAGTTCAAGAACGAAATCGTGCCGGTGATGGGGCACAAGGAAGACGGATCGGAATTTCTCGTGGAGCATGACCAGTGGATCCGCGAATCGGTCAGCAAGGAAGATATGATGCTCATGAAGACGCCGTTCAAGGAGAACGGCAAGGTGAGCGCCGCGACCTCGTCGCCGCTGACCAGCGGTGCGGCCGCCCTGCTGCTGATGAGCCGGGACAAGGCCGACAAACTGGGATTGCCCTACAGTTACAAATACAAATGCGGCGCGCAGGCCGGATGCGATCCCACCGTGATGGGTGTCGGACCGATCTATGCCGTGAAAAGGCTTTTCGAGCGCTTCGGCCTGAGCGCCGGGGAGATGGGCGCCGTGGAAATCAACGAGGCATTCTCCAGCCAGTCGCTGGCCTGCATCCGGGAGCTGAAGCTGGACAACGAAAATGCCCCGTTCGCCAAGACCAATGTGTGGGGCGGGGCCCTGGCCCTGGGCCATCCGCTCGGGGAATCGGGCGCGCGCATCCTGGTCACCCTGCACAATATCCTGAAAACCGAGTTTCCCAATGAGAAGTATGGCCTGGCCACATTGTGCGGCGGGTTCGGCAATGCCAATGCGGTCGTTCTGGAAAAGATTTAA
- a CDS encoding 3-hydroxyacyl-CoA dehydrogenase family protein → MKADDIKTIAIIGAGDMGHGIAEICALGGLQVHLYDIKEAFVERGKQRIKASFEKMVSKQKMAAEEMNRALGAITGFTVLGEAVKDVDFMIEAAPEILDLKIKIFKEADAHAPAHAILASNTSNMSITRMGAATKRPDKVLGIHFFNPVMMMLLVEVIHGEGTSEETMQTSYELMSRLKNFRGNMVPVRVEKDTPGFIYNRLGAPIGLYMAELYEKGMVDPEAVDAKVRSIGAPMGPYEIMDFTGLDVNLHGNAYFAETLSPEFEPRGWMKRLVEEGNLGKKSGKGIFDWPGGARPTIDPAKADPNFDVTDIICLQVNEGTKLLEAGVTHSAAEIDKAVVNGGGSVFGPFALAKGMGWDKVAERCEAISKRLGIRWFMPTEMLKKGHIEI, encoded by the coding sequence ATGAAGGCAGACGACATTAAAACCATTGCGATCATCGGTGCGGGCGATATGGGCCACGGCATCGCCGAGATATGCGCCCTGGGCGGCTTGCAGGTCCATCTGTACGATATTAAAGAGGCGTTCGTCGAACGTGGAAAACAGCGGATCAAGGCCAGTTTCGAAAAGATGGTCTCCAAACAGAAGATGGCCGCCGAAGAGATGAACCGGGCCCTGGGTGCGATTACAGGCTTCACGGTGCTGGGAGAAGCGGTCAAGGATGTGGACTTCATGATCGAAGCCGCGCCGGAGATCCTGGACTTGAAGATCAAGATTTTCAAGGAGGCCGATGCCCATGCGCCGGCCCACGCCATCCTGGCATCCAACACCTCCAACATGAGCATCACCAGGATGGGGGCTGCCACCAAACGGCCCGACAAGGTGCTCGGCATCCACTTCTTCAATCCGGTCATGATGATGCTGCTGGTAGAGGTCATCCACGGCGAAGGCACCTCCGAAGAGACCATGCAGACCAGCTATGAGCTGATGTCGCGGCTGAAAAATTTCCGGGGCAACATGGTTCCGGTGCGGGTGGAAAAAGATACCCCCGGCTTCATCTACAACCGATTGGGAGCGCCCATCGGCTTGTATATGGCCGAACTCTACGAGAAAGGCATGGTGGATCCCGAGGCCGTGGATGCCAAGGTGCGTTCCATCGGCGCCCCCATGGGACCTTACGAGATCATGGATTTCACCGGTCTGGATGTGAACCTGCACGGCAACGCCTACTTTGCCGAAACCCTCTCCCCGGAATTCGAACCGCGCGGCTGGATGAAACGCCTGGTGGAAGAAGGCAACCTGGGCAAGAAGAGCGGCAAGGGGATCTTCGATTGGCCGGGCGGCGCCCGTCCGACCATCGATCCGGCCAAGGCGGACCCCAATTTCGATGTCACCGACATCATCTGCCTGCAAGTCAACGAAGGCACCAAGCTGCTCGAAGCGGGTGTGACCCACAGCGCCGCCGAGATCGACAAGGCCGTGGTCAACGGCGGCGGATCGGTATTCGGGCCATTTGCTCTGGCCAAGGGCATGGGATGGGACAAGGTCGCCGAACGATGCGAGGCCATCTCCAAACGGCTGGGTATCCGGTGGTTCATGCCCACGGAGATGCTCAAGAAAGGCCATATCGAGATTTAA
- a CDS encoding methylated-DNA--[protein]-cysteine S-methyltransferase, which produces MFYDHFDTGVIGTLTLVADEAGLRHIDFATAKHPTKMAPSWKKNPGFFKAAKAQLRAYFNGELRAFDLPLAPTGTPFQQRVWQVLGTIPYGTLASYRWVAEKIGNPKAVRAVGGANARNPLPVVIPCHRVIGRNGALTGFGGGLEIKQRMIELEKATCGTNDNRMLL; this is translated from the coding sequence ATGTTCTATGACCATTTCGATACCGGCGTCATCGGCACGCTGACCCTGGTGGCCGACGAGGCCGGCCTTCGGCATATCGACTTTGCCACAGCGAAGCATCCCACGAAGATGGCGCCGTCGTGGAAGAAAAACCCGGGTTTTTTCAAGGCGGCCAAAGCCCAATTAAGGGCCTATTTCAACGGCGAGCTCAGAGCCTTCGACCTGCCCCTGGCCCCCACCGGCACACCCTTCCAGCAGCGCGTCTGGCAGGTTCTGGGCACCATCCCCTATGGCACCCTGGCCAGCTATCGTTGGGTGGCCGAAAAGATCGGCAACCCCAAGGCCGTGCGCGCCGTGGGTGGGGCCAATGCCAGAAACCCCCTTCCGGTGGTGATCCCCTGTCACCGGGTCATCGGTCGCAACGGCGCCCTGACCGGATTCGGCGGGGGGCTGGAGATCAAACAGCGCATGATCGAACTCGAAAAAGCGACATGTGGCACGAACGACAATCGAATGCTGCTTTGA
- the amrS gene encoding AmmeMemoRadiSam system radical SAM enzyme, whose amino-acid sequence MKESMLYEKRDENKVRCHLCSHHCSIHPGKRGICGVRENRDGTLYTLVYGRIVAEHIDPIEKKPLFNFLPGSKAYSISTVGCNFRCKHCQNSDISQYPHAHGGRIIGEDRTPAQIVRSAKSAGCASIAYTYTEPTIFFEFAHDTSIIAHQEGIQNVFVSNGYMSAEAARKIAPHLDAINVDVKAFTNKFYKEVCGARLEPVLDTIRLMRELGVWVEITTLIIPGWNDGEEELREIARFIKSVGREVPWHVTAFYPSYKMMDHPPTSVATLRLARDIGISEGLRYVYEGNVRNSGGENTHCHGCGAAVVERSGLWLVRNRLKDGKCPECGEKIDGVGM is encoded by the coding sequence ATGAAGGAATCCATGCTCTACGAAAAACGGGACGAAAACAAGGTGCGGTGCCATCTTTGCAGCCACCATTGCAGCATTCACCCGGGCAAACGGGGGATCTGCGGTGTGCGGGAAAACCGGGACGGCACGCTGTATACGTTGGTTTATGGCCGGATCGTGGCCGAGCACATCGACCCCATCGAAAAAAAGCCCCTTTTCAATTTCTTGCCAGGATCCAAGGCCTATTCCATCAGTACGGTCGGGTGCAACTTCCGATGCAAGCACTGTCAGAACAGCGATATTTCCCAGTACCCCCATGCCCACGGCGGACGGATCATCGGCGAAGACCGGACCCCGGCGCAGATTGTGCGAAGTGCCAAGTCCGCCGGCTGCGCAAGCATCGCCTACACCTACACCGAACCGACCATTTTCTTCGAATTTGCTCATGATACGTCCATCATCGCCCACCAGGAAGGCATCCAGAACGTTTTTGTCAGCAACGGCTACATGAGCGCCGAGGCCGCCCGCAAGATTGCCCCGCATCTGGATGCCATCAATGTGGATGTAAAGGCCTTCACCAACAAATTCTACAAGGAGGTGTGCGGCGCCCGGCTCGAACCGGTTCTGGACACGATCCGCCTCATGAGAGAACTGGGGGTCTGGGTGGAGATCACGACCCTGATCATTCCCGGCTGGAACGATGGCGAGGAGGAGTTGCGGGAGATCGCCCGTTTCATCAAAAGCGTCGGCCGCGAGGTGCCGTGGCATGTGACGGCCTTCTATCCCTCTTATAAGATGATGGACCACCCGCCGACCTCGGTGGCCACGCTGCGGCTGGCCCGGGATATCGGCATCTCCGAAGGGCTTCGCTATGTCTACGAGGGCAACGTCCGGAACAGCGGCGGCGAAAACACCCACTGCCATGGATGCGGGGCGGCGGTCGTTGAGCGCTCGGGGCTCTGGCTGGTGCGCAACCGGTTGAAAGACGGCAAATGTCCCGAGTGCGGAGAGAAGATCGACGGTGTGGGCATGTGA
- a CDS encoding osmoprotectant NAGGN system M42 family peptidase, translated as MMEMPAIDSTFLKKTLVDLLNIPSPSGYSDQIVHYVGEVLQHLAIDFEVTRRGAIRAVLEGTQSTVNRALAVHLDTLGAMTRELKENGRLGVAPVGTWSSRFAEGARVTIFNRNGPQRGTVLPLKASGHVFNDEINTQPIHWDQIEVRVDEPCHDARALQDAGYEIGDFIAFDATPEITSRDYINARHLDDKAGVALLLTAAKMIQDHQIALPVNCCLLFTISEEVGSGASSIVYGDVAEMVVIDHAPVAPGQASSEYAATICMMDQSGPFDYHLSRKLVRLCEENDIPFRKDVFRYYRSDSASAIEAGNDTRTALIGFGVDASHGHERTHMDTLTAVTRLITLYMQSGPTFLRDKDDLAGLEGFPHQPSRDVIRITT; from the coding sequence ATGATGGAAATGCCCGCTATCGACTCGACATTCTTAAAAAAGACCCTCGTCGACCTGCTCAATATCCCCAGCCCCTCCGGCTATTCGGACCAGATCGTGCACTACGTCGGCGAGGTGCTCCAGCATTTGGCGATCGACTTCGAGGTGACCCGCCGCGGGGCCATCCGCGCCGTGCTCGAGGGCACCCAATCCACGGTAAACCGCGCCCTGGCCGTCCATTTGGATACCCTGGGCGCCATGACCCGCGAACTCAAGGAGAACGGCCGCCTGGGCGTTGCTCCGGTGGGAACCTGGTCGAGCCGGTTCGCCGAAGGGGCGCGGGTGACGATCTTCAACAGAAACGGGCCCCAGCGCGGTACGGTGCTGCCCCTGAAGGCCAGCGGACATGTCTTCAACGATGAAATCAACACCCAGCCGATCCACTGGGACCAGATCGAGGTGCGGGTCGATGAACCGTGTCACGATGCCCGGGCACTCCAAGATGCCGGGTACGAGATCGGCGATTTCATCGCCTTCGATGCCACGCCGGAGATCACCTCCCGGGACTACATCAACGCGCGTCACCTGGACGACAAAGCCGGCGTCGCCCTGCTTCTCACTGCCGCGAAGATGATCCAGGACCATCAGATCGCCCTGCCGGTCAATTGCTGCCTGTTGTTCACCATTTCCGAGGAGGTGGGCTCGGGTGCCTCTTCCATCGTCTATGGCGATGTGGCCGAGATGGTCGTCATCGACCATGCGCCGGTGGCGCCGGGACAGGCCTCCAGCGAATATGCGGCCACCATCTGCATGATGGACCAGAGCGGGCCGTTCGACTACCATCTCAGCCGCAAGCTGGTGCGCCTGTGCGAAGAAAACGATATTCCCTTTCGCAAGGATGTGTTTCGCTATTACCGCTCCGATTCCGCCTCGGCCATCGAGGCCGGCAACGATACCCGCACCGCCCTGATCGGCTTCGGTGTGGACGCCTCCCACGGTCACGAGCGCACCCACATGGACACATTGACTGCCGTGACGCGGCTCATCACGCTCTACATGCAGAGCGGTCCGACCTTTTTGCGCGACAAAGACGACCTGGCGGGCCTGGAGGGGTTTCCCCATCAACCGTCGAGGGATGTGATCAGGATCACGACCTAG
- the ngg gene encoding N-acetylglutaminylglutamine synthetase encodes MEKRQKKSGGHRERMDRRHMPTLRNWEKPNKPAFRRLEANASIEMGWGRLIFGHTFDSNQALFDAMIKEAPGHRDITLYLRDPHVILSMAPDKFFIDPSHTYRLWSYDYRTDKKPPSHFAIRRASSREHIEQISALYQSRRMVPLDRQFIDEFHPDKARSYFVAETAAGELLGTVTGVDHCEAFNDPENGASLWCLAVDPSANAPGVGEALVRHLVEHYFTRGRNYVDLSVMHDNHEAIRLYEKLGFQRVPVFCVKYKNPINQPLFIAPQPGQQLNPYAIIIINEARRRGIGVEIVDEQVPLFQLSLGGRSICCHESLTDMTSAIAMMRCDDKRLTYQTLKRQDIHVPMQYTAGEPAQNRKILQRLGRVVVKPARGEQGRGISVDLNTPDALDRAVAAARRVCPDVLIEAYVQGRDLRMIVIGFKFVAAAVRRPPEIVGTGRHKIKTLIEKYNRRRMAATGGESRVPMDAETRRCMAAEGFSLDEVLPLDRTLVLRKTANLHTGGTIHDVTADVHPDLIAAAERTAVALNIPVTGLDLCVPDIQGPDYHIIEANERPGLANHEPQPVVERFIDFLFPETATIQGSAQQP; translated from the coding sequence ATGGAGAAAAGGCAAAAGAAGAGCGGCGGTCATCGCGAACGAATGGATCGCAGGCATATGCCGACCTTACGCAACTGGGAAAAGCCCAACAAGCCGGCCTTTCGCCGTCTCGAAGCCAACGCCAGCATCGAGATGGGATGGGGGCGCTTGATCTTCGGGCACACCTTCGACAGCAATCAGGCCCTGTTCGACGCCATGATCAAGGAGGCGCCCGGTCACCGGGATATCACGCTCTATCTGCGCGATCCCCACGTCATTCTCTCCATGGCGCCGGATAAATTCTTCATCGATCCGTCGCACACCTACCGGCTCTGGTCCTATGATTATCGAACCGATAAAAAGCCGCCGTCCCATTTTGCCATCCGGCGGGCCTCTTCCCGCGAACACATCGAACAGATCAGCGCCCTTTACCAGAGCCGCCGAATGGTGCCCCTCGACCGGCAGTTCATCGATGAGTTTCACCCGGACAAGGCGCGCAGCTATTTTGTGGCCGAGACCGCGGCCGGCGAGCTGCTGGGAACGGTGACCGGCGTGGACCATTGCGAAGCATTCAACGACCCGGAGAACGGTGCGAGCCTCTGGTGCCTCGCGGTGGATCCGTCGGCCAATGCGCCCGGCGTGGGTGAGGCACTGGTGCGCCATCTGGTGGAGCACTATTTCACGCGGGGACGCAATTACGTGGATTTGAGCGTGATGCACGACAATCACGAAGCGATCCGGCTCTATGAGAAGCTCGGTTTTCAGCGGGTGCCGGTATTTTGCGTCAAGTATAAAAATCCGATCAACCAACCGTTGTTCATCGCGCCCCAACCCGGCCAGCAGCTCAATCCCTATGCCATTATCATCATCAACGAGGCCCGGCGTCGAGGCATCGGCGTGGAAATCGTGGATGAGCAGGTGCCTTTGTTTCAACTGAGCCTCGGCGGCCGGTCGATCTGTTGCCATGAATCCCTCACCGATATGACCTCGGCCATCGCCATGATGCGATGCGACGACAAGCGATTGACCTATCAGACGCTCAAACGCCAGGACATTCACGTGCCGATGCAATACACGGCCGGGGAGCCGGCGCAAAATCGCAAGATTCTCCAACGGCTCGGCAGGGTCGTCGTCAAACCGGCCCGGGGCGAACAGGGCAGGGGCATCAGCGTGGACCTGAACACGCCCGACGCACTGGATCGGGCCGTCGCCGCGGCGCGCCGGGTCTGCCCGGACGTGCTCATCGAGGCCTATGTCCAGGGACGCGATCTTCGGATGATCGTCATCGGCTTCAAGTTCGTTGCTGCAGCGGTGCGGCGGCCGCCTGAAATCGTCGGCACCGGCCGGCACAAGATCAAGACCCTGATCGAAAAATACAACCGTCGGCGCATGGCCGCCACCGGCGGTGAAAGCCGGGTGCCAATGGACGCGGAGACGCGTCGCTGCATGGCCGCCGAGGGTTTCTCCCTGGATGAGGTGCTGCCCCTGGACCGCACCCTGGTGTTGCGCAAGACCGCCAATCTGCATACCGGCGGCACCATTCACGACGTGACGGCCGATGTGCATCCCGATCTGATCGCGGCCGCGGAACGAACCGCCGTGGCGCTCAACATACCGGTGACGGGTCTCGATCTGTGCGTGCCCGACATCCAGGGGCCGGATTACCACATCATCGAGGCCAACGAGCGGCCCGGTCTGGCCAATCATGAACCCCAGCCCGTCGTGGAACGCTTCATCGATTTTCTCTTTCCCGAAACGGCAACGATTCAAGGGAGTGCCCAGCAGCCATGA
- a CDS encoding dodecin family protein: MSESMYIVIDLVGTSTTSWQDAAQNAIETAGLSLDNLRIAEITQMDMKVENGKVIAYRTRVNLSFKYVEDD, encoded by the coding sequence ATGAGTGAAAGCATGTACATCGTCATCGACCTGGTAGGGACCAGCACCACGTCATGGCAAGATGCCGCGCAGAATGCCATCGAAACCGCGGGCCTGAGCCTCGACAACCTGCGCATCGCAGAAATCACCCAAATGGACATGAAAGTGGAAAACGGAAAAGTGATCGCCTACCGTACAAGGGTGAACCTCTCCTTCAAATACGTCGAAGACGATTAG